The proteins below come from a single Columba livia isolate bColLiv1 breed racing homer chromosome 26, bColLiv1.pat.W.v2, whole genome shotgun sequence genomic window:
- the PIGV gene encoding GPI mannosyltransferase 2 isoform X8 — protein sequence MEPAVFNLLIPDHAADAFSPPRLSEPGPADLLLERLLGGLSRWDAEHFLFIAERGYLYEHNCAFFPLYPLSLRAGAEAALWPLRRLLRLRSRLLLSAALLNSLFAILAAAALYKLGCAVLRCRRAAFLATALFCVSPANVFLAAAYSESMFCCLAFGAMWRLERGQRWRGALLFSLATGARANGVVNAGFLLYSCAKRLALRLRLRSGSLLLWKQLLSAASSAVACAGVLLPFVVFQYYAYMMFCVPNVQRAVPEPLLQLALDKGYRLAGARGAPPPWCSQRFPAVYPYIQDVYWNVGFLRYFELRQIPNFLLALPVTLLSSWAAWTYVSANPRHCLTLGLERTNSGEENKASAGFCGPAVFVYMVHATALLLLGFFCMHVQRLPQSISKALCPVPTDGMRDELTLNATHALTRQVLTRFLGSSSPILYWFSAHLLQEHEPLLWSDGTDGEPASPGGGRPGSRGDGAAANPVLRLLSRWSLLTPLSKCVLGFFLSYWLLGLLLHCNFLPWT from the exons GCTGTGTTTAACCTCCTGATCCCCGACCACGCCGCAGACGCCTTCTCCCCTCCTCGCCTCTCCGAGCCCGGCCCCGCGGACCTGCTGCTGGAGCGGCTGCTGGGCGGGCTGTCGCGCTGGGACGCCGAGCATTTCCTCTTCATCGCCGAGCGCGGATACCTGTACGAGCACAACTGCGCCTTCTTCCCGCTGTACCCGCTGAGCCTGCGCGCGGGGGCCGAGGCCGCGCTGTGGCCTTTGCGGCGGCTGCTGCGCTTGCGGAGCCGCCTCCTGCTCTCGGCCGCGCTCCTCAATTCTCTGTTCGCCATCCTGGCGGCTGCCGCGCTGTACAAACTGGGCTGTGCGGTGCTGCGCTGTCGCAGGGCGGCTTTTCTCGCCACCGCTCTCTTCTGCGTCAGCCCTGCCAACGTGTTTCTGGCGGCTGCTTACTCGGAGAGCATGTTTTGCTGCCTGGCGTTCGGGGCCATGTGGCGGCTGGAGCGGGGGCAGCGCTGGCGGGGCGCGCTGCTCTTCTCCCTCGCCACCGGCGCCCGCGCCAACGGGGTCGTCAACGCCGGCTTCCTCCTCTACTCCTGCGCCAAACGCTTGGCCCTGCGGCTCCGGCTGCGTTCGGGATCGCTGCTGTTGTGGAAGCAGCTCCTTAGCGCCGCGTCTTCAGCCGTTGCGTGCGCTGGGgttcttttgccttttgttgTATTTCAGTATTACGCCTACATGATGTTCTGTGTGCCCAACGTGCAGCGGGCTGTCCCGGAGCCGCTGCTGCAGCTGGCCCTGGACAAGGGGTATCGGCTGGCGGGGGCGCGCGGGGCTCCCCCGCCTTGGTGCTCCCAGCGGTTCCCCGCGGTCTATCCCTACATCCAAGACGTTTACTGGAACGTTGGCTTTCTGCGCTATTTCGAGCTCAGGCAGATCCCGaatttccttctcgctttgcccGTCACGCTCCTGAGCTCCTGGGCTGCCTGGACCTACGTGAGCGCGAACCCCCGGCACTGCCTGACTCTGGGTCTGGAGAGAACAAACAgcggagaagaaaacaaagcgaGCGCTGGATTTTGCGGCCCCGCTGTCTTCGTGTACATGGTCCACGCCACGGCCCTGCTGCTCCTCGGCTTCTTCTGCATGCACGTGCAG cGGCTTCCACAAAGCATTTCCAAAGCCCtctgtcccgtcccaacagacGGGATGAGGGACgagttaactctgaacgcgACACACGCCCTGACTCGACAg GTGCTGACGCGCTTCCTCGGCTCCTCCTCGCCCATCCTGTACTGGTTCTCCGCTCACCTGCTGCAGGAACACGAACCTTTGCTCTGGAGCGACGGGACCGATGGTGAACCGGCGTCTCCGGGGGGTGGACGTCCCGGTTCCCGCGGGGACGGAGCTGCTGCAAACCCCGTCCTGAGGCTGCTGAGCCGCTGGAGCCTCCTCACCCCGCTCAGCAAATGCGTCCTGGGATTTTTCCTGTCCtactggctgctggggctgcttcTGCACTGCAACTTCTTGCCGTGGACATAG
- the PIGV gene encoding GPI mannosyltransferase 2 isoform X6, translated as MEPVSGDPLLRELLRFAVRCRALALLLQAVFNLLIPDHAADAFSPPRLSEPGPADLLLERLLGGLSRWDAEHFLFIAERGYLYEHNCAFFPLYPLSLRAGAEAALWPLRRLLRLRSRLLLSAALLNSLFAILAAAALYKLGCAVLRCRRAAFLATALFCVSPANVFLAAAYSESMFCCLAFGAMWRLERGQRWRGALLFSLATGARANGVVNAGFLLYSCAKRLALRLRLRSGSLLLWKQLLSAASSAVACAGVLLPFVVFQYYAYMMFCVPNVQRAVPEPLLQLALDKGYRLAGARGAPPPWCSQRFPAVYPYIQDVYWNVGFLRYFELRQIPNFLLALPVTLLSSWAAWTYVSANPRHCLTLGLERTNSGEENKASAGFCGPAVFVYMVHATALLLLGFFCMHVQRLPQSISKALCPVPTDGMRDELTLNATHALTRQVLTRFLGSSSPILYWFSAHLLQEHEPLLWSDGTDGEPASPGGGRPGSRGDGAAANPVLRLLSRWSLLTPLSKCVLGFFLSYWLLGLLLHCNFLPWT; from the exons GCTGTGTTTAACCTCCTGATCCCCGACCACGCCGCAGACGCCTTCTCCCCTCCTCGCCTCTCCGAGCCCGGCCCCGCGGACCTGCTGCTGGAGCGGCTGCTGGGCGGGCTGTCGCGCTGGGACGCCGAGCATTTCCTCTTCATCGCCGAGCGCGGATACCTGTACGAGCACAACTGCGCCTTCTTCCCGCTGTACCCGCTGAGCCTGCGCGCGGGGGCCGAGGCCGCGCTGTGGCCTTTGCGGCGGCTGCTGCGCTTGCGGAGCCGCCTCCTGCTCTCGGCCGCGCTCCTCAATTCTCTGTTCGCCATCCTGGCGGCTGCCGCGCTGTACAAACTGGGCTGTGCGGTGCTGCGCTGTCGCAGGGCGGCTTTTCTCGCCACCGCTCTCTTCTGCGTCAGCCCTGCCAACGTGTTTCTGGCGGCTGCTTACTCGGAGAGCATGTTTTGCTGCCTGGCGTTCGGGGCCATGTGGCGGCTGGAGCGGGGGCAGCGCTGGCGGGGCGCGCTGCTCTTCTCCCTCGCCACCGGCGCCCGCGCCAACGGGGTCGTCAACGCCGGCTTCCTCCTCTACTCCTGCGCCAAACGCTTGGCCCTGCGGCTCCGGCTGCGTTCGGGATCGCTGCTGTTGTGGAAGCAGCTCCTTAGCGCCGCGTCTTCAGCCGTTGCGTGCGCTGGGgttcttttgccttttgttgTATTTCAGTATTACGCCTACATGATGTTCTGTGTGCCCAACGTGCAGCGGGCTGTCCCGGAGCCGCTGCTGCAGCTGGCCCTGGACAAGGGGTATCGGCTGGCGGGGGCGCGCGGGGCTCCCCCGCCTTGGTGCTCCCAGCGGTTCCCCGCGGTCTATCCCTACATCCAAGACGTTTACTGGAACGTTGGCTTTCTGCGCTATTTCGAGCTCAGGCAGATCCCGaatttccttctcgctttgcccGTCACGCTCCTGAGCTCCTGGGCTGCCTGGACCTACGTGAGCGCGAACCCCCGGCACTGCCTGACTCTGGGTCTGGAGAGAACAAACAgcggagaagaaaacaaagcgaGCGCTGGATTTTGCGGCCCCGCTGTCTTCGTGTACATGGTCCACGCCACGGCCCTGCTGCTCCTCGGCTTCTTCTGCATGCACGTGCAG cGGCTTCCACAAAGCATTTCCAAAGCCCtctgtcccgtcccaacagacGGGATGAGGGACgagttaactctgaacgcgACACACGCCCTGACTCGACAg GTGCTGACGCGCTTCCTCGGCTCCTCCTCGCCCATCCTGTACTGGTTCTCCGCTCACCTGCTGCAGGAACACGAACCTTTGCTCTGGAGCGACGGGACCGATGGTGAACCGGCGTCTCCGGGGGGTGGACGTCCCGGTTCCCGCGGGGACGGAGCTGCTGCAAACCCCGTCCTGAGGCTGCTGAGCCGCTGGAGCCTCCTCACCCCGCTCAGCAAATGCGTCCTGGGATTTTTCCTGTCCtactggctgctggggctgcttcTGCACTGCAACTTCTTGCCGTGGACATAG
- the PIGV gene encoding GPI mannosyltransferase 2 isoform X3, producing the protein MEGLEKPADLMELTGFPKTEGGFPRRQRPTGAAGERGMEPAVFNLLIPDHAADAFSPPRLSEPGPADLLLERLLGGLSRWDAEHFLFIAERGYLYEHNCAFFPLYPLSLRAGAEAALWPLRRLLRLRSRLLLSAALLNSLFAILAAAALYKLGCAVLRCRRAAFLATALFCVSPANVFLAAAYSESMFCCLAFGAMWRLERGQRWRGALLFSLATGARANGVVNAGFLLYSCAKRLALRLRLRSGSLLLWKQLLSAASSAVACAGVLLPFVVFQYYAYMMFCVPNVQRAVPEPLLQLALDKGYRLAGARGAPPPWCSQRFPAVYPYIQDVYWNVGFLRYFELRQIPNFLLALPVTLLSSWAAWTYVSANPRHCLTLGLERTNSGEENKASAGFCGPAVFVYMVHATALLLLGFFCMHVQRLPQSISKALCPVPTDGMRDELTLNATHALTRQVLTRFLGSSSPILYWFSAHLLQEHEPLLWSDGTDGEPASPGGGRPGSRGDGAAANPVLRLLSRWSLLTPLSKCVLGFFLSYWLLGLLLHCNFLPWT; encoded by the exons GCTGTGTTTAACCTCCTGATCCCCGACCACGCCGCAGACGCCTTCTCCCCTCCTCGCCTCTCCGAGCCCGGCCCCGCGGACCTGCTGCTGGAGCGGCTGCTGGGCGGGCTGTCGCGCTGGGACGCCGAGCATTTCCTCTTCATCGCCGAGCGCGGATACCTGTACGAGCACAACTGCGCCTTCTTCCCGCTGTACCCGCTGAGCCTGCGCGCGGGGGCCGAGGCCGCGCTGTGGCCTTTGCGGCGGCTGCTGCGCTTGCGGAGCCGCCTCCTGCTCTCGGCCGCGCTCCTCAATTCTCTGTTCGCCATCCTGGCGGCTGCCGCGCTGTACAAACTGGGCTGTGCGGTGCTGCGCTGTCGCAGGGCGGCTTTTCTCGCCACCGCTCTCTTCTGCGTCAGCCCTGCCAACGTGTTTCTGGCGGCTGCTTACTCGGAGAGCATGTTTTGCTGCCTGGCGTTCGGGGCCATGTGGCGGCTGGAGCGGGGGCAGCGCTGGCGGGGCGCGCTGCTCTTCTCCCTCGCCACCGGCGCCCGCGCCAACGGGGTCGTCAACGCCGGCTTCCTCCTCTACTCCTGCGCCAAACGCTTGGCCCTGCGGCTCCGGCTGCGTTCGGGATCGCTGCTGTTGTGGAAGCAGCTCCTTAGCGCCGCGTCTTCAGCCGTTGCGTGCGCTGGGgttcttttgccttttgttgTATTTCAGTATTACGCCTACATGATGTTCTGTGTGCCCAACGTGCAGCGGGCTGTCCCGGAGCCGCTGCTGCAGCTGGCCCTGGACAAGGGGTATCGGCTGGCGGGGGCGCGCGGGGCTCCCCCGCCTTGGTGCTCCCAGCGGTTCCCCGCGGTCTATCCCTACATCCAAGACGTTTACTGGAACGTTGGCTTTCTGCGCTATTTCGAGCTCAGGCAGATCCCGaatttccttctcgctttgcccGTCACGCTCCTGAGCTCCTGGGCTGCCTGGACCTACGTGAGCGCGAACCCCCGGCACTGCCTGACTCTGGGTCTGGAGAGAACAAACAgcggagaagaaaacaaagcgaGCGCTGGATTTTGCGGCCCCGCTGTCTTCGTGTACATGGTCCACGCCACGGCCCTGCTGCTCCTCGGCTTCTTCTGCATGCACGTGCAG cGGCTTCCACAAAGCATTTCCAAAGCCCtctgtcccgtcccaacagacGGGATGAGGGACgagttaactctgaacgcgACACACGCCCTGACTCGACAg GTGCTGACGCGCTTCCTCGGCTCCTCCTCGCCCATCCTGTACTGGTTCTCCGCTCACCTGCTGCAGGAACACGAACCTTTGCTCTGGAGCGACGGGACCGATGGTGAACCGGCGTCTCCGGGGGGTGGACGTCCCGGTTCCCGCGGGGACGGAGCTGCTGCAAACCCCGTCCTGAGGCTGCTGAGCCGCTGGAGCCTCCTCACCCCGCTCAGCAAATGCGTCCTGGGATTTTTCCTGTCCtactggctgctggggctgcttcTGCACTGCAACTTCTTGCCGTGGACATAG
- the PIGV gene encoding GPI mannosyltransferase 2 isoform X2 codes for MSVFGFPKTEGGFPRRQRPTGAAGERGMEPVSGDPLLRELLRFAVRCRALALLLQAVFNLLIPDHAADAFSPPRLSEPGPADLLLERLLGGLSRWDAEHFLFIAERGYLYEHNCAFFPLYPLSLRAGAEAALWPLRRLLRLRSRLLLSAALLNSLFAILAAAALYKLGCAVLRCRRAAFLATALFCVSPANVFLAAAYSESMFCCLAFGAMWRLERGQRWRGALLFSLATGARANGVVNAGFLLYSCAKRLALRLRLRSGSLLLWKQLLSAASSAVACAGVLLPFVVFQYYAYMMFCVPNVQRAVPEPLLQLALDKGYRLAGARGAPPPWCSQRFPAVYPYIQDVYWNVGFLRYFELRQIPNFLLALPVTLLSSWAAWTYVSANPRHCLTLGLERTNSGEENKASAGFCGPAVFVYMVHATALLLLGFFCMHVQRLPQSISKALCPVPTDGMRDELTLNATHALTRQVLTRFLGSSSPILYWFSAHLLQEHEPLLWSDGTDGEPASPGGGRPGSRGDGAAANPVLRLLSRWSLLTPLSKCVLGFFLSYWLLGLLLHCNFLPWT; via the exons GCTGTGTTTAACCTCCTGATCCCCGACCACGCCGCAGACGCCTTCTCCCCTCCTCGCCTCTCCGAGCCCGGCCCCGCGGACCTGCTGCTGGAGCGGCTGCTGGGCGGGCTGTCGCGCTGGGACGCCGAGCATTTCCTCTTCATCGCCGAGCGCGGATACCTGTACGAGCACAACTGCGCCTTCTTCCCGCTGTACCCGCTGAGCCTGCGCGCGGGGGCCGAGGCCGCGCTGTGGCCTTTGCGGCGGCTGCTGCGCTTGCGGAGCCGCCTCCTGCTCTCGGCCGCGCTCCTCAATTCTCTGTTCGCCATCCTGGCGGCTGCCGCGCTGTACAAACTGGGCTGTGCGGTGCTGCGCTGTCGCAGGGCGGCTTTTCTCGCCACCGCTCTCTTCTGCGTCAGCCCTGCCAACGTGTTTCTGGCGGCTGCTTACTCGGAGAGCATGTTTTGCTGCCTGGCGTTCGGGGCCATGTGGCGGCTGGAGCGGGGGCAGCGCTGGCGGGGCGCGCTGCTCTTCTCCCTCGCCACCGGCGCCCGCGCCAACGGGGTCGTCAACGCCGGCTTCCTCCTCTACTCCTGCGCCAAACGCTTGGCCCTGCGGCTCCGGCTGCGTTCGGGATCGCTGCTGTTGTGGAAGCAGCTCCTTAGCGCCGCGTCTTCAGCCGTTGCGTGCGCTGGGgttcttttgccttttgttgTATTTCAGTATTACGCCTACATGATGTTCTGTGTGCCCAACGTGCAGCGGGCTGTCCCGGAGCCGCTGCTGCAGCTGGCCCTGGACAAGGGGTATCGGCTGGCGGGGGCGCGCGGGGCTCCCCCGCCTTGGTGCTCCCAGCGGTTCCCCGCGGTCTATCCCTACATCCAAGACGTTTACTGGAACGTTGGCTTTCTGCGCTATTTCGAGCTCAGGCAGATCCCGaatttccttctcgctttgcccGTCACGCTCCTGAGCTCCTGGGCTGCCTGGACCTACGTGAGCGCGAACCCCCGGCACTGCCTGACTCTGGGTCTGGAGAGAACAAACAgcggagaagaaaacaaagcgaGCGCTGGATTTTGCGGCCCCGCTGTCTTCGTGTACATGGTCCACGCCACGGCCCTGCTGCTCCTCGGCTTCTTCTGCATGCACGTGCAG cGGCTTCCACAAAGCATTTCCAAAGCCCtctgtcccgtcccaacagacGGGATGAGGGACgagttaactctgaacgcgACACACGCCCTGACTCGACAg GTGCTGACGCGCTTCCTCGGCTCCTCCTCGCCCATCCTGTACTGGTTCTCCGCTCACCTGCTGCAGGAACACGAACCTTTGCTCTGGAGCGACGGGACCGATGGTGAACCGGCGTCTCCGGGGGGTGGACGTCCCGGTTCCCGCGGGGACGGAGCTGCTGCAAACCCCGTCCTGAGGCTGCTGAGCCGCTGGAGCCTCCTCACCCCGCTCAGCAAATGCGTCCTGGGATTTTTCCTGTCCtactggctgctggggctgcttcTGCACTGCAACTTCTTGCCGTGGACATAG
- the PIGV gene encoding GPI mannosyltransferase 2 isoform X5: protein MSVFGFPKTEGGFPRRQRPTGAAGERGMEPAVFNLLIPDHAADAFSPPRLSEPGPADLLLERLLGGLSRWDAEHFLFIAERGYLYEHNCAFFPLYPLSLRAGAEAALWPLRRLLRLRSRLLLSAALLNSLFAILAAAALYKLGCAVLRCRRAAFLATALFCVSPANVFLAAAYSESMFCCLAFGAMWRLERGQRWRGALLFSLATGARANGVVNAGFLLYSCAKRLALRLRLRSGSLLLWKQLLSAASSAVACAGVLLPFVVFQYYAYMMFCVPNVQRAVPEPLLQLALDKGYRLAGARGAPPPWCSQRFPAVYPYIQDVYWNVGFLRYFELRQIPNFLLALPVTLLSSWAAWTYVSANPRHCLTLGLERTNSGEENKASAGFCGPAVFVYMVHATALLLLGFFCMHVQRLPQSISKALCPVPTDGMRDELTLNATHALTRQVLTRFLGSSSPILYWFSAHLLQEHEPLLWSDGTDGEPASPGGGRPGSRGDGAAANPVLRLLSRWSLLTPLSKCVLGFFLSYWLLGLLLHCNFLPWT from the exons GCTGTGTTTAACCTCCTGATCCCCGACCACGCCGCAGACGCCTTCTCCCCTCCTCGCCTCTCCGAGCCCGGCCCCGCGGACCTGCTGCTGGAGCGGCTGCTGGGCGGGCTGTCGCGCTGGGACGCCGAGCATTTCCTCTTCATCGCCGAGCGCGGATACCTGTACGAGCACAACTGCGCCTTCTTCCCGCTGTACCCGCTGAGCCTGCGCGCGGGGGCCGAGGCCGCGCTGTGGCCTTTGCGGCGGCTGCTGCGCTTGCGGAGCCGCCTCCTGCTCTCGGCCGCGCTCCTCAATTCTCTGTTCGCCATCCTGGCGGCTGCCGCGCTGTACAAACTGGGCTGTGCGGTGCTGCGCTGTCGCAGGGCGGCTTTTCTCGCCACCGCTCTCTTCTGCGTCAGCCCTGCCAACGTGTTTCTGGCGGCTGCTTACTCGGAGAGCATGTTTTGCTGCCTGGCGTTCGGGGCCATGTGGCGGCTGGAGCGGGGGCAGCGCTGGCGGGGCGCGCTGCTCTTCTCCCTCGCCACCGGCGCCCGCGCCAACGGGGTCGTCAACGCCGGCTTCCTCCTCTACTCCTGCGCCAAACGCTTGGCCCTGCGGCTCCGGCTGCGTTCGGGATCGCTGCTGTTGTGGAAGCAGCTCCTTAGCGCCGCGTCTTCAGCCGTTGCGTGCGCTGGGgttcttttgccttttgttgTATTTCAGTATTACGCCTACATGATGTTCTGTGTGCCCAACGTGCAGCGGGCTGTCCCGGAGCCGCTGCTGCAGCTGGCCCTGGACAAGGGGTATCGGCTGGCGGGGGCGCGCGGGGCTCCCCCGCCTTGGTGCTCCCAGCGGTTCCCCGCGGTCTATCCCTACATCCAAGACGTTTACTGGAACGTTGGCTTTCTGCGCTATTTCGAGCTCAGGCAGATCCCGaatttccttctcgctttgcccGTCACGCTCCTGAGCTCCTGGGCTGCCTGGACCTACGTGAGCGCGAACCCCCGGCACTGCCTGACTCTGGGTCTGGAGAGAACAAACAgcggagaagaaaacaaagcgaGCGCTGGATTTTGCGGCCCCGCTGTCTTCGTGTACATGGTCCACGCCACGGCCCTGCTGCTCCTCGGCTTCTTCTGCATGCACGTGCAG cGGCTTCCACAAAGCATTTCCAAAGCCCtctgtcccgtcccaacagacGGGATGAGGGACgagttaactctgaacgcgACACACGCCCTGACTCGACAg GTGCTGACGCGCTTCCTCGGCTCCTCCTCGCCCATCCTGTACTGGTTCTCCGCTCACCTGCTGCAGGAACACGAACCTTTGCTCTGGAGCGACGGGACCGATGGTGAACCGGCGTCTCCGGGGGGTGGACGTCCCGGTTCCCGCGGGGACGGAGCTGCTGCAAACCCCGTCCTGAGGCTGCTGAGCCGCTGGAGCCTCCTCACCCCGCTCAGCAAATGCGTCCTGGGATTTTTCCTGTCCtactggctgctggggctgcttcTGCACTGCAACTTCTTGCCGTGGACATAG
- the PIGV gene encoding GPI mannosyltransferase 2 isoform X11: MEPAVFNLLIPDHAADAFSPPRLSEPGPADLLLERLLGGLSRWDAEHFLFIAERGYLYEHNCAFFPLYPLSLRAGAEAALWPLRRLLRLRSRLLLSAALLNSLFAILAAAALYKLGCAVLRCRRAAFLATALFCVSPANVFLAAAYSESMFCCLAFGAMWRLERGQRWRGALLFSLATGARANGVVNAGFLLYSCAKRLALRLRLRSGSLLLWKQLLSAASSAVACAGVLLPFVVFQYYAYMMFCVPNVQRAVPEPLLQLALDKGYRLAGARGAPPPWCSQRFPAVYPYIQDVYWNVGFLRYFELRQIPNFLLALPVTLLSSWAAWTYVSANPRHCLTLGLERTNSGEENKASAGFCGPAVFVYMVHATALLLLGFFCMHVQVLTRFLGSSSPILYWFSAHLLQEHEPLLWSDGTDGEPASPGGGRPGSRGDGAAANPVLRLLSRWSLLTPLSKCVLGFFLSYWLLGLLLHCNFLPWT, translated from the exons GCTGTGTTTAACCTCCTGATCCCCGACCACGCCGCAGACGCCTTCTCCCCTCCTCGCCTCTCCGAGCCCGGCCCCGCGGACCTGCTGCTGGAGCGGCTGCTGGGCGGGCTGTCGCGCTGGGACGCCGAGCATTTCCTCTTCATCGCCGAGCGCGGATACCTGTACGAGCACAACTGCGCCTTCTTCCCGCTGTACCCGCTGAGCCTGCGCGCGGGGGCCGAGGCCGCGCTGTGGCCTTTGCGGCGGCTGCTGCGCTTGCGGAGCCGCCTCCTGCTCTCGGCCGCGCTCCTCAATTCTCTGTTCGCCATCCTGGCGGCTGCCGCGCTGTACAAACTGGGCTGTGCGGTGCTGCGCTGTCGCAGGGCGGCTTTTCTCGCCACCGCTCTCTTCTGCGTCAGCCCTGCCAACGTGTTTCTGGCGGCTGCTTACTCGGAGAGCATGTTTTGCTGCCTGGCGTTCGGGGCCATGTGGCGGCTGGAGCGGGGGCAGCGCTGGCGGGGCGCGCTGCTCTTCTCCCTCGCCACCGGCGCCCGCGCCAACGGGGTCGTCAACGCCGGCTTCCTCCTCTACTCCTGCGCCAAACGCTTGGCCCTGCGGCTCCGGCTGCGTTCGGGATCGCTGCTGTTGTGGAAGCAGCTCCTTAGCGCCGCGTCTTCAGCCGTTGCGTGCGCTGGGgttcttttgccttttgttgTATTTCAGTATTACGCCTACATGATGTTCTGTGTGCCCAACGTGCAGCGGGCTGTCCCGGAGCCGCTGCTGCAGCTGGCCCTGGACAAGGGGTATCGGCTGGCGGGGGCGCGCGGGGCTCCCCCGCCTTGGTGCTCCCAGCGGTTCCCCGCGGTCTATCCCTACATCCAAGACGTTTACTGGAACGTTGGCTTTCTGCGCTATTTCGAGCTCAGGCAGATCCCGaatttccttctcgctttgcccGTCACGCTCCTGAGCTCCTGGGCTGCCTGGACCTACGTGAGCGCGAACCCCCGGCACTGCCTGACTCTGGGTCTGGAGAGAACAAACAgcggagaagaaaacaaagcgaGCGCTGGATTTTGCGGCCCCGCTGTCTTCGTGTACATGGTCCACGCCACGGCCCTGCTGCTCCTCGGCTTCTTCTGCATGCACGTGCAG GTGCTGACGCGCTTCCTCGGCTCCTCCTCGCCCATCCTGTACTGGTTCTCCGCTCACCTGCTGCAGGAACACGAACCTTTGCTCTGGAGCGACGGGACCGATGGTGAACCGGCGTCTCCGGGGGGTGGACGTCCCGGTTCCCGCGGGGACGGAGCTGCTGCAAACCCCGTCCTGAGGCTGCTGAGCCGCTGGAGCCTCCTCACCCCGCTCAGCAAATGCGTCCTGGGATTTTTCCTGTCCtactggctgctggggctgcttcTGCACTGCAACTTCTTGCCGTGGACATAG
- the PIGV gene encoding GPI mannosyltransferase 2 isoform X9, producing the protein MEPVSGDPLLRELLRFAVRCRALALLLQAVFNLLIPDHAADAFSPPRLSEPGPADLLLERLLGGLSRWDAEHFLFIAERGYLYEHNCAFFPLYPLSLRAGAEAALWPLRRLLRLRSRLLLSAALLNSLFAILAAAALYKLGCAVLRCRRAAFLATALFCVSPANVFLAAAYSESMFCCLAFGAMWRLERGQRWRGALLFSLATGARANGVVNAGFLLYSCAKRLALRLRLRSGSLLLWKQLLSAASSAVACAGVLLPFVVFQYYAYMMFCVPNVQRAVPEPLLQLALDKGYRLAGARGAPPPWCSQRFPAVYPYIQDVYWNVGFLRYFELRQIPNFLLALPVTLLSSWAAWTYVSANPRHCLTLGLERTNSGEENKASAGFCGPAVFVYMVHATALLLLGFFCMHVQVLTRFLGSSSPILYWFSAHLLQEHEPLLWSDGTDGEPASPGGGRPGSRGDGAAANPVLRLLSRWSLLTPLSKCVLGFFLSYWLLGLLLHCNFLPWT; encoded by the exons GCTGTGTTTAACCTCCTGATCCCCGACCACGCCGCAGACGCCTTCTCCCCTCCTCGCCTCTCCGAGCCCGGCCCCGCGGACCTGCTGCTGGAGCGGCTGCTGGGCGGGCTGTCGCGCTGGGACGCCGAGCATTTCCTCTTCATCGCCGAGCGCGGATACCTGTACGAGCACAACTGCGCCTTCTTCCCGCTGTACCCGCTGAGCCTGCGCGCGGGGGCCGAGGCCGCGCTGTGGCCTTTGCGGCGGCTGCTGCGCTTGCGGAGCCGCCTCCTGCTCTCGGCCGCGCTCCTCAATTCTCTGTTCGCCATCCTGGCGGCTGCCGCGCTGTACAAACTGGGCTGTGCGGTGCTGCGCTGTCGCAGGGCGGCTTTTCTCGCCACCGCTCTCTTCTGCGTCAGCCCTGCCAACGTGTTTCTGGCGGCTGCTTACTCGGAGAGCATGTTTTGCTGCCTGGCGTTCGGGGCCATGTGGCGGCTGGAGCGGGGGCAGCGCTGGCGGGGCGCGCTGCTCTTCTCCCTCGCCACCGGCGCCCGCGCCAACGGGGTCGTCAACGCCGGCTTCCTCCTCTACTCCTGCGCCAAACGCTTGGCCCTGCGGCTCCGGCTGCGTTCGGGATCGCTGCTGTTGTGGAAGCAGCTCCTTAGCGCCGCGTCTTCAGCCGTTGCGTGCGCTGGGgttcttttgccttttgttgTATTTCAGTATTACGCCTACATGATGTTCTGTGTGCCCAACGTGCAGCGGGCTGTCCCGGAGCCGCTGCTGCAGCTGGCCCTGGACAAGGGGTATCGGCTGGCGGGGGCGCGCGGGGCTCCCCCGCCTTGGTGCTCCCAGCGGTTCCCCGCGGTCTATCCCTACATCCAAGACGTTTACTGGAACGTTGGCTTTCTGCGCTATTTCGAGCTCAGGCAGATCCCGaatttccttctcgctttgcccGTCACGCTCCTGAGCTCCTGGGCTGCCTGGACCTACGTGAGCGCGAACCCCCGGCACTGCCTGACTCTGGGTCTGGAGAGAACAAACAgcggagaagaaaacaaagcgaGCGCTGGATTTTGCGGCCCCGCTGTCTTCGTGTACATGGTCCACGCCACGGCCCTGCTGCTCCTCGGCTTCTTCTGCATGCACGTGCAG GTGCTGACGCGCTTCCTCGGCTCCTCCTCGCCCATCCTGTACTGGTTCTCCGCTCACCTGCTGCAGGAACACGAACCTTTGCTCTGGAGCGACGGGACCGATGGTGAACCGGCGTCTCCGGGGGGTGGACGTCCCGGTTCCCGCGGGGACGGAGCTGCTGCAAACCCCGTCCTGAGGCTGCTGAGCCGCTGGAGCCTCCTCACCCCGCTCAGCAAATGCGTCCTGGGATTTTTCCTGTCCtactggctgctggggctgcttcTGCACTGCAACTTCTTGCCGTGGACATAG